Proteins from one Rhodoflexus caldus genomic window:
- a CDS encoding DUF3761 domain-containing protein — MKRFFWMLCLLVVAGTATAQNDTDVPPGFFGDKENENLPVRIQPAPNNGKSNGSNASNGNRQQEGAPEPDPETMRTYIRVGALCKDGTRSYSVNSGTCSGHGGVAFWLYGPQGTPPDAPLERLVQIAPGQKRRGNYRAIPLEQPYPSPYQQQAMIEDGQMYGWLYKSRHPAAIFVDILIIVLAFLQVGWFIRKAIERYNKSNQP; from the coding sequence ATGAAACGCTTCTTTTGGATGCTGTGCCTGCTTGTGGTGGCAGGCACAGCCACTGCCCAGAACGATACCGACGTGCCGCCCGGCTTTTTCGGCGACAAAGAAAATGAAAACCTGCCCGTTCGGATTCAACCTGCACCCAACAACGGCAAAAGCAACGGCAGCAACGCAAGCAACGGCAATCGGCAACAAGAGGGCGCACCCGAACCCGACCCTGAAACGATGCGCACCTACATCCGTGTGGGGGCACTCTGCAAAGACGGCACGCGCAGCTACTCGGTCAATAGCGGCACTTGCTCGGGGCATGGCGGTGTTGCTTTCTGGCTCTACGGGCCGCAGGGAACGCCCCCCGATGCACCGCTGGAACGACTTGTGCAGATAGCACCCGGCCAAAAACGGCGCGGCAACTATCGGGCAATTCCGTTGGAGCAGCCCTACCCATCTCCCTATCAGCAGCAAGCCATGATTGAAGACGGACAGATGTACGGATGGCTTTACAAAAGCCGTCATCCTGCCGCCATTTTTGTTGATATTCTTATCATCGTGCTGGCCTTTTTGCAAGTGGGCTGGTTCATTCGCAAAGCCATTGAACGCTATAACAAATCCAATCAGCCATGA
- a CDS encoding sigma-70 family RNA polymerase sigma factor, with amino-acid sequence MEIQFDVLRNACLPFVKKMVIRNSGSLEDAEEILSDALLIYLSKGKPADKATPATYVCAVACRLWMKELRRRRIAQRHSQLLKWHREQEQAARCAYEEEQVLCAFENLPNDRSKQILTAFYLDKMSMVEIAHHFGLSSENAAKKQKFRAINNVRALLRNELPHVFHAA; translated from the coding sequence ATGGAAATCCAATTTGATGTGCTGCGCAATGCCTGCCTGCCTTTCGTGAAAAAAATGGTTATTCGTAACAGCGGCTCTTTGGAAGATGCCGAAGAAATTCTGTCTGATGCACTTTTGATTTACCTGAGTAAGGGCAAACCGGCCGATAAGGCCACACCGGCTACCTACGTATGTGCTGTGGCATGTCGGCTGTGGATGAAAGAACTCCGCCGCCGCCGCATTGCCCAAAGACACAGCCAACTGCTGAAATGGCATCGCGAACAAGAACAGGCCGCCCGCTGTGCCTACGAAGAAGAACAGGTACTTTGTGCCTTTGAAAACCTGCCCAACGACCGCAGCAAGCAAATTCTGACGGCCTTTTACCTTGACAAGATGAGCATGGTAGAAATTGCCCATCATTTTGGATTGTCTTCCGAAAACGCTGCCAAAAAGCAAAAATTCCGCGCCATTAACAATGTACGTGCGCTGTTGCGCAACGAACTGCCGCATGTATTTCATGCGGCGTAA
- the csx20 gene encoding CRISPR-associated protein Csx20 yields the protein MPTLYLLFSHQITPEQQADAEASLGVSRLEALPADLQALFSNVPPDLESLREYLQPVRQWLAERVQPADFVLIQGDFGVTVSLVHYCISNRLGTPVYATTQRRSVDAVQPDGSVVTQRVFRHCRFRRYEQ from the coding sequence ATGCCCACCCTCTACCTCTTATTTTCTCACCAAATTACCCCCGAACAGCAAGCCGATGCGGAGGCTTCGTTAGGCGTGAGCCGATTGGAAGCTCTGCCTGCCGACTTGCAAGCACTGTTCAGCAATGTGCCGCCCGACTTGGAATCGCTGCGGGAGTACCTGCAACCTGTGCGCCAATGGCTGGCAGAGCGCGTGCAACCCGCTGATTTTGTGCTTATTCAGGGGGATTTTGGCGTAACCGTGTCGCTGGTGCACTATTGCATCTCCAACCGTTTGGGAACGCCCGTTTATGCCACTACGCAGCGCCGATCGGTGGATGCGGTGCAGCCCGACGGTTCGGTGGTTACGCAGCGCGTGTTCCGCCACTGCCGATTCCGGCGTTATGAGCAGTAG
- a CDS encoding Card1-like endonuclease domain-containing protein: protein MPTASVLLISAETLPNVLFIKEFPAERHVFITTAKMEQEKRSEWIMRAAGIAPQKVQRITVNQDDFGSILQSLENAGLQPSADWQVNITGGNKLMSIAAFDFFARHEAAIFYLAVDNKHFQKLFPDSSLYPINYQVSLSEYLAAHGRVFKSMANPKLQDPLHLQESVTIMKECRRVNGIVGESLMLKEKINTTKNLAEQQVFYTGQWFELYVYQTIKQHLKLSDAKIALSAALYPIDSDEEIQMNHNKDNDIDVCFVRNNYFYIMECKVYTSQTKAKNLQQSKGVSSIHSHLYKLAAIKQPLGLNAKAFLITPNNLTANPTSFEAIKKRCELLRINKPVDYQTLQTEQTFQKFLLEKF, encoded by the coding sequence ATGCCCACCGCCTCAGTCCTGCTAATTTCTGCCGAGACGCTGCCTAATGTGCTGTTTATCAAAGAGTTTCCTGCCGAGCGGCACGTGTTTATCACCACCGCCAAAATGGAGCAGGAAAAGCGCAGCGAATGGATTATGCGTGCTGCAGGTATTGCGCCCCAAAAGGTGCAACGCATCACCGTGAATCAGGATGACTTTGGCAGCATTTTGCAAAGTTTGGAAAATGCAGGGCTGCAACCCTCTGCCGATTGGCAAGTGAACATCACGGGCGGTAATAAGCTCATGTCCATTGCCGCCTTTGACTTCTTCGCCCGCCACGAAGCAGCTATTTTCTATCTGGCAGTGGATAACAAACATTTTCAGAAGTTGTTTCCCGATAGCAGTTTGTATCCGATTAACTACCAAGTCAGTTTGAGCGAATATTTGGCTGCACACGGGCGGGTATTTAAGTCTATGGCAAACCCTAAGCTGCAAGACCCTTTGCATCTGCAAGAATCTGTTACAATCATGAAAGAATGTAGAAGAGTGAACGGGATTGTAGGGGAAAGTCTGATGTTAAAGGAAAAAATCAATACAACTAAAAACTTAGCTGAACAACAGGTGTTTTATACCGGTCAGTGGTTTGAGTTGTATGTCTATCAAACCATTAAACAACATCTCAAACTAAGCGATGCGAAAATAGCACTCAGCGCAGCACTCTACCCGATTGATAGTGATGAAGAAATACAAATGAACCATAACAAGGATAACGACATTGATGTGTGTTTTGTACGCAATAACTACTTCTACATAATGGAATGTAAGGTTTACACAAGTCAAACAAAAGCAAAGAATTTGCAGCAATCAAAAGGAGTAAGCAGTATTCATAGTCATCTCTACAAATTAGCGGCTATTAAGCAGCCATTGGGTTTGAATGCCAAAGCATTTCTTATTACGCCTAACAATCTGACCGCCAACCCGACTTCTTTTGAAGCCATTAAAAAGCGTTGTGAGCTTTTACGCATCAACAAACCCGTAGATTACCAAACCCTTCAAACCGAGCAAACCTTCCAAAAATTCCTTCTTGAAAAATTCTAA
- the cmr6 gene encoding type III-B CRISPR module RAMP protein Cmr6 codes for MAEMKKVLATVSSWDTNAKNGWLVARDVSPDIFINYATLQQKKSTNLNPKKGDEFELEIQATKYKGKPSWTILSLKALAKKLILENFALKLHKEKIFDDTNFKIENRMLKKRGEDCQTAFGDSEDEAVKKYYQNFITRHHRNALQLTGGNLLPKVYDNNQINDLQFKPDWRLAVGLGSGSVFETSISLHHVYGFPYIPASAIKGITHHYALENAKTNEDLANIKKIFGTHYSEEDFQKNPVNPEILSDKTEQGSVIFFDAYPTRSPQGCIKADIMNNHYQPYYNGEAPPADYHKLNPIIFLTVENLTFQFMVGLHKGMENAHITLGSKRGDMLSVVSDFLKEALQERGIGAKTAIGYGYMKP; via the coding sequence ATGGCAGAAATGAAAAAAGTACTTGCTACTGTGAGCAGTTGGGATACCAATGCTAAGAATGGTTGGCTTGTTGCAAGAGATGTAAGCCCGGATATTTTTATAAACTATGCAACCTTACAGCAAAAGAAATCTACAAATTTAAATCCTAAAAAAGGCGACGAGTTTGAGCTTGAAATTCAGGCAACTAAATATAAGGGAAAACCTAGCTGGACTATTCTTTCATTAAAAGCATTGGCTAAAAAGTTGATATTAGAAAACTTCGCTCTCAAACTTCACAAGGAGAAGATTTTTGACGATACGAATTTTAAAATAGAAAATCGCATGTTAAAAAAGCGAGGCGAAGATTGTCAAACTGCTTTTGGGGACAGTGAAGATGAAGCAGTTAAAAAGTATTATCAAAACTTCATCACTCGCCATCATCGCAACGCATTACAACTCACAGGTGGTAATTTATTGCCCAAAGTGTATGACAACAATCAAATAAATGATCTGCAATTTAAACCCGATTGGCGATTAGCTGTAGGTTTGGGCAGCGGTTCAGTGTTTGAAACCTCTATCTCTCTGCATCACGTTTACGGATTTCCGTATATTCCGGCAAGTGCTATTAAAGGCATCACGCACCATTACGCCCTTGAAAACGCCAAAACAAACGAAGACTTAGCTAACATCAAAAAAATATTCGGCACACATTACAGCGAAGAAGACTTCCAAAAAAATCCTGTCAATCCTGAAATCCTGTCTGACAAAACAGAGCAAGGCAGCGTCATCTTCTTTGATGCCTACCCCACCCGCAGCCCGCAAGGTTGCATCAAGGCAGATATAATGAACAACCATTATCAGCCCTACTACAACGGCGAAGCACCACCTGCCGACTATCACAAATTGAACCCCATCATTTTCCTCACCGTTGAAAACCTCACTTTCCAATTTATGGTAGGCTTGCACAAAGGCATGGAAAATGCACATATTACGTTAGGGTCAAAAAGAGGTGATATGCTTTCGGTAGTTTCGGACTTTCTCAAAGAAGCTCTGCAAGAACGCGGCATCGGCGCAAAAACCGCCATCGGTTACGGTTACATGAAACCGTAA
- the cmr5 gene encoding type III-B CRISPR module-associated protein Cmr5: protein MKSIAQARAKFAWECAKDLGSDKFSTSVDKVPTYIKTNGLLNTMAFCYSKADYESVFLLIIEWLTGNNQGDKYPFFTLQMPIKPKEALEIRKKEKDKDKKLSEAEKQEVERKIKSLNDFRKSAMETLVGQCEDTKQHIALTTEVLALLNWLRRFAKSE from the coding sequence ATGAAAAGCATCGCCCAGGCACGAGCAAAATTTGCGTGGGAATGTGCGAAGGATTTAGGAAGTGATAAATTTTCAACATCGGTTGATAAAGTACCCACTTACATCAAAACCAATGGTTTGCTCAATACAATGGCTTTTTGCTATTCAAAAGCAGATTACGAAAGTGTTTTCCTTTTGATTATTGAATGGTTAACGGGAAATAATCAAGGTGATAAATATCCATTTTTCACGCTTCAAATGCCAATAAAGCCTAAAGAAGCCTTAGAAATACGGAAAAAAGAGAAAGATAAAGATAAAAAATTATCAGAGGCAGAAAAACAAGAAGTTGAGAGGAAGATAAAATCTCTTAATGATTTCAGGAAATCTGCAATGGAAACTCTTGTGGGTCAATGTGAAGATACAAAACAACATATTGCACTCACCACCGAAGTATTAGCCTTGCTCAATTGGTTGCGTAGGTTCGCTAAATCGGAATAA